The Deltaproteobacteria bacterium genomic sequence GAGCGTGATGTCCGGGTACGACACCCAGTACGGCGCCGGGATGATCACCTCGTCCCCCTCCCCTAGGAACGCCTGGGCGACGTTGTAGATCGAGTGCTTCGCCCCGAGGGAGACGATGATGTTCTCGCGCTTGTATTCCAGCCCGTTGTCCCGCTTGAGCTTCGCGATGATCGCGTCCTTCAGCTCCGGCGACCCCGGGACGGGGGTGTACTTGGTGTACCCGTCGTCCAGCGCCTTCTTCGCGACCGCCTTGATGTGGTCCGGCGTGTCGAAATCGGGCTCGCCCGCGCCGAATCCGACCACGTCGATCCCCTGCGCCTTCATCTGCTTGGCCTTGTTCGTGATCGCCAGCGTCGGCGACGGCTGGATCTTCCCCACTCTTTTCGCCAGTTTCATTTCCGTTTCGCTCCTTTCAGCTTCTTGAACACCATGTCGCGGACCACGGGCGGAACCAGGTCGTCGATCTTCCCGCCGAACATCGCGATCTCCTTCACGATGTTCGAACTGATGTACGAGTGCCGCTCCCCCGTCATCAGCATGACGGTGTCCATCTCGGGCGCCAGCTTCTTGTTCATGTGGGCCATCTGGAACTCGTACTCGAAGTCCGAGATGGCGCGCATTCCCCGCACCAGCACGTGCGCCTCGCGCTGGCGGGCGTAGTCGACCAGCAGGCCGGTGAACGAGTCGACCTCCACGTTCCCCCACTGCCGGGTCAGCGCGCGGAGCGCGGTGACGCGCTCCCGCGGCGTGAAGAAGGCGTTCTTCCGGATATTGAGCGCGACGGCGACGACCACCTTCGCGAACACCCTCGAGGAACGCTCGATGATGTCCAGGTGCCCGTACGTCGGGGGATCGAACGAGCCGGGGTATACGGCCAGGGTCCTCATCGGTTCTCCTTCGAAGTCTCGATCATGACGGGTCTCCGGACGTCCCGGCGACCTCGTACAGGGTCACGCGCGTGTCACCGTACTTTCGGTCCGTGAGCAGCTCCCAGCCCCCCGGCATCCGGTCCAGGGGGTCGCGCGCCGCCCGCTCGGCCGCCACCACCGCCCCCGCCGACAGGACGCCGTGCCGCGCAAGCTCCGCGGCGCTTTCTCCGACGATCCCCTTCCCGTACGGAGGGTCGACGAACACGAGCGAGAACTTCGCCCCACGGGCGGCGAGCTTCCGGAGGGCCGCCCGGTAGTCCATCGCCATCACCGTGCCCGGCGAAACGCCGACCGAATCGAGATTCCCCTTCAGGATGGTGACGGCCTTCCGGGAGGACTCCACGAGGACCGCCTCCGCGGCACCCCGGGAGAGCGCCTCGATCGCCATCGCCCCCGTCCCGGCGAAAAGGTCGAGAACCCTCGCCCCCTCCACCCGGGCCCCCAGGATGCCGAAAACCGCTTCCCGGACCATGCCGGTCGTGGGGCGGACGGATTCCCCGCGCGGTGCGCGAAGCGGTCGCCCTCGCCACTTCCCGGCGACGACCCGCACGATAATACCGCTGTTACTTCACGCCTGTGACGGATTCGGCGACGATCTTCGCGGTTCCCTCGGCCCGGAACGCCCTGAAGAGCGCCTTCGCCTCGTCGCACGCCGCCTTCTCGATCCGCGCGGCGGCCTCCGCCGGGACCGCGTCGATCTCCGCCTTGAACTGCTTCGTGGCGAACTTGATGTCCTTCCCCGCCTCCCTGGCCCAGGCGCGCATCCTCCCCATCAGCTCGGGAGGGAGCCCGGCGTGCGCCACGTTCTGCCACTGGGTCCCCACGTTGCCTTTCCGGATCCCGTACTCGGCGAACTTCCCGACCAGGTGCAGCGGCGTCCCGGTGATGCCGTGCTGGGCGATGGAGGCGCCGAAGCGCCCGTGGATCGCCTTGTAGATCTGTCCGGTCCGTTCGAGGTCGATCGAGATCTTCTCCCCCTCGAGGTAGTTGCCGTGCTTGGAGCCGTTGTTGATCGCCAGCAGGTCCGCCGACACCCCGGCCGCGGCCAGCCGTTCCATGAGCTCGACCGCCTCCTCGACGGTGGACAGTTGCGCCTCGGTGCCGGCCGACTTGATCTCGCCCACTTCCACCTCGAGGCCCAGGCCCCTGGCCGCGATCGGGCGGGAGAGATCCGCCGTGATCCGCGCGTTGTCGGGGATCTCGTTGAAGGAGGCGTCGATGGCGAAGCTGGTGTACCCGGCCGCGAGCTCCGCCGCGATCAGCGCGCGGGCCCCCTCGACCTCCGCTTCCGTGGAGTTCTTCACGGTGATGTGGTCGCCGTGGATGATGAACGGCAGGGAGAAATTCTCCTTCTTCGCCGCCGCCAGGATCGTCTCGACGAATATCCCCGGCGTCATGCCGGTGTATCCGCCTTTCAGGTCCCCTTCGCTCTTGGCCAGCTCGAACGCCACGATGGCGTCCAGCTCCCGGGCGGCGCGCATGATCCCGGGGATCACCAGCGGTATGCGGATATTGCACGCCATCACGATGGTCCGGTGGGCGGATAACGTTTTATAAACGTCCCGTCCGTTGACCGGGCAGGCGGGATGGCCGGCCGGGATCACCTTCGCCGCGTTCTCCGGGACGAATTTTTTCAACGACTTATAGTCCATCGGGTACCTCCGGGGGGAATCTGCCCCACCATTATTGGGATTTCGGACCCGCTCGTCAAGTTGGCCATCCATCGCGTTCGATGCCGCATGGTACACTGACGAATCGTGAGGCGCGGATGGACATCGAGGCGAGGGATTTTTGCCGCGGCGGGGCTTGCCGTCGCCGCGGCGGCGGCAGTCGCCTACTTCCGCCTGTCGGGAGAGGTGCAGGTCGACGTGTACGCCGTCCGGTACGGCCGCGTCGAGGAGATCACCCCCGCCGTCGCCGCCGGCACCGTGAAATCCCCCCTCGAGTCGGTCCTTTCGACGGAGACCGGAGGCCGGATCGTCCTGGTCCGCGCGAAGGAAGGGACGATGGTGTCCGGCGGGGAACTCCTGGCCCGGATCGACGACCCCGAGCTCTCCCGGCAGATCGAAGGCGCCCGGGCCGAGGAGGCGCAGGCGAGGGACGGCCTTCTCCAGTCGGAGGCCCGGCGGGAGGAGGCGGCGCAGCGGGTCCGGGCGGAGATGGGTCGCGCGGAGAACAACGTCCGGAAGGCGCGCGAGGACCACCGCCGGATGGCGGAGCTGTTCCGGGACGGGTTCGCCTCCCGGTCCGAGCTGGATCTTGCGGAGACGCTCTTGGCCAACGCCGTCGAGGAGTCCCGCATCGCCGCCGCCGGCGAGGCGTCCCTCCGCGCCATCGACCGCGAGATCGACTCCCGTCGCGGCCAGGAGAGGGCCGCGCGGTCGAGGGTGGAGGCGCTTTCGGCGCGGCGTGCGAAGCTGGAGATCGTCGCGCCGTTCTCCGGCGTCGTGACGAGAAAGAGCGCCGAGATCGGCGAGAACAAGCTGCCCGGATCCCCCCTCTTCGTGCTCGCCGACCCCTCGAGGATCCACGTGGAGGCCCAGGTGGACGAGGCGGACGCCGCGAAGGTCCGGGTCGGACAGTCCGTGCGCCTCCTCCCCGAGGCGTTCCGCGGCGAGCCGTTCACGGGGAAGGTATCCGAGGTGAGGCCCACGGTCGAGGCGTCGAAAGAGGTCTCGCGGGCGAACACGATCCTCGTGTCGCTCGCCTCGGCGCCGCGGCCGCTTCGGCTGGGAATGTCGGTGGACGTGGAGGTCCTGACGGGGGGAAAGGACAACGTCCTGATGATCCCTTCGGCGTCGGTCATGGAACGGGACGGAAAGAAGTTCGTTTACGTCGTCGCGGGGAAGCGCGTGGAGCGCCGGGACCTCTCGACCGGAATCTCCAACTGGGACCGCACCGAGGTCGTGTCCGGCGTCCGGGAGGGGGAGGACGTCGTCACCACGCTCGAGATCAAGGAGCTTTCTCCCGGGAGCCGGGTTGGAATCCGCGTCCGGAACTGATCCGCTCCTCCGCCTGCGCGGGGTGACCCGGATCTACGAGGCGGGGGCGGGGAAGGTCGTCGGGCTCGAGGGGATCGACATCGACATCGGCCCCGGTGATTTCATCGCCGTGATGGGCCCCTCCGGGTCCGGCAAATCCACCCTGATGAACATCCTGGGGTGCCTGGATGTCCCCACGTCCGGCAGCTACGAGGTGAAGGGGACGCCCGTCTCGAACCTGTCCCCCGACGAGCTGGCGCGGCTCCGGAACCGGGAGATCGGGTTCGTCTTCCAGGTGTTCCACCTGCTCCCCCGCTACACCGCGCAGCGGAACGTCGAGCTTCCCCTCCTGTACGCCGGGGTCCCGCGGGAGGAGAGGGCGCGCCGCGCCCTGGAGTCGCTCCGGTCCGTGGGGCTCGAGGACCGGAAGGACCACCTCTCGAACGAGCTGTCCGGCGGCCAGCGCCAGCGGGTGGCCGTCGCCCGCGCGCTGGTCAACTCCCCCTCCCTCCTCCTGGCCGACGAGCCCACGGGAAACCTCGACACGAAATCGGGCGAGGAGCTGATCGGGCTGCTGTGCCGGCTGAACGCGGACGGCGTGACCGTCGTGCTGGTCACGCACGACGCGTCCATCGCGCGGAGGGCCCGGCGGACGGTGTACCTCGTCGACGGGCGACTGGTGAGCGAGGAACGGTACCGGGAGATCCGCGGATGACGCGCGTCGACTTCCTCGGCGTCGCGATCGACTCCCTCCGGACGAACCGTCTCCGTTCGGGCCTCACCATGCTGGGGGTGATCATCGGCGTAGCCGCGGTGATCCTGCTGGTGTCGCTGGGCCAGGGGACGAAGGAGTACGTGGAGGCGCAGTTCGCCGGCCTCGGGAGCAACATCCTCATCGTCACCCCGGGGAAGGTCGAGACGCGCGGCGGCCCGCCCCTGATGGGCCCGGCGAAGCACCGGCTCACGCTTTCGGACTCCCGCGCGCTGGAGAAGAAGGGGTACCTCTTCGCCGGGGTGGCGCCCGTGGTGTTCGGGACCGCCGAGGTGCGCTACCTCAACCGGTCCCGGAACGTGTCCGTGCTCGGGGTCACGCCCCCCTTCTCCGACGTGCGGAACCTGCGCGTGGAGATCGGCTCCTTCGTCAGCGACGCGGACGTGGACGCCCGGAGGCGGGTGTGCGTCCTGGGGCGAACGGTCAAGCGGGAGCTCTTCGGGAACGCCAACGCGCTCGGGCAGACGGTGAAGGTCTCCGGGTCGATGTTCCGCGTCATCGGCATCATGGAGCGGAAGGGGATCAGCCTCGGGATCGACATCGACGACATCCTCTTCGTTCCCGTCCGAACCGCCCAGGAGATCTTCGACCTCGACTCGCTCTTCGAGATCCTGATCTCCGTGCGGAACCGCAACGACATCGAAAGCGCCAAGGAGCTGGCGACGTCCCTCCTGATGCGGGCGCACAACCGGAACGAGGACTTCACCATCACCAACCAGGCGGCCATCCTCTCCTCCCTCTTCACCATCCTCGACACGCTGACGTACGTCCTCGGGGGGATCGCCGCGATCTCCCTCCTCGTCGGCGGCATCGGGATCATGAACATCATGCTGGTGACGGTGAAGGAACGGACGAACGAGATCGGGATCCGGAAGGCTGTCGGCGCGAGGGACCGGGACATCCTCCTCCAGTTCCTGCTCGAGGCGGTCGCCCTGTCGGTCGCGGGGGGCGTCTGCGGGATCCTGTTCGGGCTCGCCGGGGCGGGGACGCTCCGGCTGCTGGTGCCGAAGGTCCCGGTTTCCGTCCCGGCGTGGTCGGTGCTCGTCGCGTTCACCTTCTCGGCCGTGGTGGGTGTATTCTTCGGGGTGTACCCCGCGAAGAAGGCGGCGTCGCTGAACCCCATCGAGGCATTGAGGTACGAATGACCGTCACCCGGCCGCTGCGCGTCGGACGCATCCCATACGCGAACCTCGTCCCGATCTTCCACGCCCTGCGGGAGGCGGGAACGCCGGAGGGAATTTCGTTCGTCGACGGCCACCCCTCCGACCTGAATCGCAGGCTGCGCGAGGGGGAGCTGGACCTGTCCCCTTCCTCCTCCATCGAGTACGCGGCTCGGCCCGACCTCTACCTCCTGTGCCCCGGGATCTCGATCTCCTGCAGGTCCCGGGTGATGAGCGTTCTGCTCCTCTCCCGCGATCCGCTGAGGGAACTGCCGTCGGACCCGATCGCGGTGACGGGCAGTTCGGACACCTCGGTGGCCCTCCTGGAGATCCTGCTCCGGGAGTCGCTCGGTCGGGGGAACCTGCTCGTGCGTACGGAGCTTTCTCCGCGGGAGGCGCTGAAGCGGCATCCGGCGTACCTGGCCATCGGCGACGAGGCGATCCGGGCGTCGCTGGACGGGACGGCGAAGCACGTGACCGACCTGGGGGAATGGTGGTGGAACGAGACGGGGAAACCGTTCGTGTTCGCCCTGTGGATCGCCGCGCGGAAGGCGTGGGAGGGCATCCGGAGGGAGCCGTTGTCGCGCTTCGCGGCGTCGCTGGTCGCCGCGAAGGCGTCCGCCCAGGCATCGATCCGCCGGGGGGAGTACCCGTGGGGAGGCCCCGAATGGATCCCCCCGGAATTCCGGGAGGCGTACTGGCGGTGCCTTTCGTACGACCTCGACACCGAGGCGGAAGGGCTCGCGCTCTTCTTCCGGCTGGCGGCGAAAAACGGCCGCATACCGGCGGCCCCTCCCCTCCGGTACCTCGATATCGCGCACGCCCCTCCGTGGTAAAATGGGCATGCGGCCCGGAAAGAGACGTGGGGCGACCCCGGGGAGGACGACGATGATCCACAAGGACATGAAGATCGAGGAGATCCTCCGGCGCTATCCCCAGACGATCCCCGTGTTCGAGCGGTTCGGCATCGACTGCGCGCAATGCCAGCTCTCGGAGTACGAAAACCTCGACCACGGCGCGAAGGTCCACGGGATCGACCTGCAGGCGCTGCTCTCGAGCCTGAACGATTCCCTTCCCGTGAAGGGATAGCCCGGACTTTTCCGGGATTTCAGGCCGGGCGGGAGTACTCCGCCCGCGCGTCGTCCGACTCCCACACCGTCACGCGGGCCACGCGCGCCGGGGCGGGCGTCTTCTTCCCCATCTCCTCGAACAGGTGCCGGGCGAGGTTCTCGGACGACGGGTTCAACGCGTCGAACGGGGGGACGTCGTTCAGGTACAGGTGGTCGAAGCGGGACAAGAGCTCGGAGAGGGACGATTTGATCGTCCGGAAGTCGAGCGCGATCCCTCGGTCGTCGAGAGCGTCGGATTCCACGGTGACCTCCACCCGCCAGTTGTGCCCGTGGAGCCGCTCGCAGTTCCCCTCGTACTCCCGCAGCCGGTGCGCGGCGGCGAAGGTGGAACGGACGGTCAGGGAGTAGGTCCCGCTCATTTCGCCTCCAGGGGCGACAGCACCACCCGGGATTTCGATGCGGCGCGGGTGTACCAGTTTCGGATCTCCTGGGCCACCTTGGCGTCCTGCAGCTCTTCCCGGATCTGCTCTTCCGACAGTTCCGCCGCGTTGTCGGTCCGCGCCGCGCGGAGCCTGAATTCGCGCTGCACGTCCTCCTCCTTCACCTCCACGAACCCGGCGACCCGACGCTGGAAGAATTCCCGGATGAGGAGCTTCCGCTCCACCCACTCCCGGGTCCGTTCCGCGGTGATCCCCTCCTTGCAGGACGAAGTGCAATTCCCCATCCGCTCGAGGCTCTCCGCCCCGTAGGCGGCAAGCACCATGTTGTCCACCTGCCCCAGCTGGAGCTTCCGCTGCTCCTGCAGGACGAGCGTATCGGAGATCAGCCGGTCCCGGCATTCCTGGGCGGACAGTATTTCCGGCTCGCTTCCCGGCATCGCGGCGCACCGGTGGAAGCACCCCTCGCGGACGATGTCCGACAGGAAGAGGACCTCCCCGTTCACCGAGGCGACGGTCGATTCGTACAGCCGGTACCCGTCGACCGCGAGCGCGTCCGGCCCGAGGGAGATCGAGAGCGCGAGGAGAGCCGCGGCCGCCGGACCCCTCACGGCGCGACCTCGAAGGAGATGTCGAGCGCCGGCGCCGAGTGGGTGATGGCGCCGACCGCGATCGCGGGAACGCCCGTCCGGGCGTACTCCTCGACGTTTCCCAGGTGGATGCCGCCCGACGCCTCCAGGAAGACCCTGTCCCCGAACCGCAGGACCGCCTCCCGCACCGTCGCCGGGGACATATTGTCCAGCAGCACCGCGTCCGCGCCCGAGCGCACCGCCTCGTCGACCTGGGCGAGCTCCTCCGCCTCGACCTCGACCCGGAGGAGGTGGTGCGCCGCCTTCCGGGCGGTCGCCACCGCTTCCGCGATCCCTCCCGCCGCCCGGATGCCGTTTTCCTTGACCAGGATCCCGTCCGAAAGGGAGAAGCGGTGGTTGTGCCCGCCTCCCACCCGCACGGCGTACCGTTCCAGGGCCCGAAGCCCCGGCGTGGTCTTTCGGGTGTCGAGGAGCCGCGTGCCGTACCCGGAGATCTTCTCGACGTACCGCGAGGTTGCGGTCGCGACGCCGGAGAGCCGCTGGAGGAAGTTGAGCGCCACGCGTTCCCCCCGAAGCAGGGCGCCCAAGGGGCCCGACGCCTCCCCCAGGCGGTCGCCGGGGGAGACGCGCCGGCCCTCGGGGAGGAACGTCACGGTGACGGACGGGTCGAGCTGCCGGAAGACCTCCCCGGCCACCGGCCCGCCGCAGAACAGCCCGGCGGCCCCGGCGAGGAAGACGCCGGACCCGTCGCCGCGCACCGCCTCCCCGAACGGGTCGCCGTTCGGAGCATCCTCGCGCAGCGCGGCGCGGACGATCTCCTCGTATGCCGACCGCGGGATCACGAAAGGTAGCGGCTGACGAGCTCGAGATTCTTCCCGAGCTTGCCGAGCTTCTGCCCGAGCGCGGCCTCGCGGTCCCGCAGGGCGTCGACGATGTCGACCGGGGCGTTCGCGGTGAACTTGGCGTTCCCCAGCTGCCCCGCGATGCGGAGGAGTTCCGCGTTCCCCTTCTCGATCTCCTTCCTCAGCCGCTTCGCCTCCTGGTCGAAGTCGATCAGGCCCGCCAGCGGGACGCACACCTCGATGTCGTTCACGACCGCCGTCGCGTCCCCCACCGGGATGTAGTCCGGGTCCGCGTAGGCGACTCCGCCGGCGCGCGACAGGCGCCGGACGATCTCCTCGTGGTCCCGGAGGAACGCGAGCTCCCCGGGCTGCCCCTTGAGGCGGATCTCCACCTTCTTCGCGGGCGGGATGTTCAGTTCGCTGCGGATGTTGCGGACGGAGCGGATCACTTCCATCAGGTGCGCCATGTCGTCCTCGACGTCCGCGTCGGACCACGCGGCGTCGGACGCGGGGAACGGCCGGTCGTAGAGCAGGCCGCGATCGCCGGGGAGGGCGTGCCACAGCTCCTCCGTGATGAACGGGATGAACGGGTGCCCCAGCGCGAGGAGGGTCTCGTATACCTGCAGCAGGACGGCGCGCTGCCGCATCCGGTCGCCGGTCATCGCATCGGGCGACAGGGTGGGCTTGATCATCTCGAGGTACCAGTCGCAGAACTCGTGCCACACGAACTGGTAGAAGGCGGACCCCGCCTCGTTGAACCGGAACTCCTCCACGCCCCGGCGCACCTCGTCCACCACCCGCTGCAGCCGGGAGAGGATCCACCGGTCGACGACCGGGAGGGCCGGGGGAAGCTCCGTCGGCGTCTCCCCGTCCACGTGCATCCCGACGAACCTCCCCGCCTGGAACAGCTTGTTCATGAAGTTGCGGTACCCCTCCACCCGGTCGTCCGACATCCGGATGTCGCGTCCCTGCGCGGCCAGCGCGACGAGGGTGAAGCGGAAGGCGTCCGTCCCGAACCGGCCGATCACATCCAACGGGTCGATGACGTTCCCCCGGGTCTTGCTCATCTTCTCGCCCCGCGCGTCCCGCACGAGCGCGTGGATGACCACGTCCCGGAACGGCGCCGATCCCGTGAACTCGATCCCCATCATCATCATCCGGGCGACCCAGAAGAAGAGGATGTCGGAGAACCAGGTGTCCAAAACGTCCTCCTCCTGCCGCATGTCCGACGACCCGCAGGAGGCGCAGTTGGCCGGGGGGTCGATCTCCACCATCGTCCTGCCGCACGACGCGCAATGGTACGCCGGGATCCGGTGTCCCCACCAGATCTGCCGGGAGATGCACCAGTCGCGGATGTTCTCCATCCACTCGAAGTAGGTTTTCTCCCACTGCGCGGGCACGATCCGGGTCTCCCCGTTCCGGACGGCGCGGATGGCGGGCTCCGCGAGCGGTTTCGTCTTCACGAACCACTGCATGCTCTCGGCCGGCTCCACGACGGTCCGGCACCGGTAGCAGTGCCCGACGTTGTGGAGGTACGGCTCCTCCCGGACCAGGAGGCCTTCCTCCGCGAGCTTCGCGACCACCGCTTCGCGGCAGGCGAACCGGTCCATCCCGGCGAAGGCGCCCGCGTCGGACGTCATCTTTCCCGACCCGTCGATCGCCCGGACCGAGGGGAGCTCGTGGCGCTTCCCCACCTCGAAGTCGTTCGGGTCGTGCGCCGGGGTGATTTTCACGGCCCCGGTTCCGAACTCCCGGTCCACCATCGCGTCGGCGATCAGCGGGATCGGGCGGTTCATCAGCGGAAGGCGCAGGGTGGCGCCGATCCGCTCCGCGTACCGCTCGTCCTTCGGGTTCACCGCCACCGCCGTGTCGCCCAGCATCGTCTCCGGGCGGGTGGTCGCGACGACGACGCCTTCGCCCCCGGAGATCTCCGGGTAGCGGATGTGCCAGAGCGCCCCCTTCTTCTCCTCGTAGGAGACCTCGAGGTCGGAGAGCGCCGTGTGGCAGCGCGGGCACCAGTTGATGATGTAGCGTCCGCGGTAGATGAGCCCCTTCCGGTAGAGGCGGACGAACGCCTCCCGAACGGCGCGGGAGAGCCCCTCGTCCATCGTGAACCGCTCCCGGTCCCAGTCGCACGCGGCGCCCAGCCGTTTCAGCTGGCGCAGGATCGTCCCCCCGCTCTCCTCCTTCCACTTCCAGACGCGCGCGATGAACGCGTCGCGGCCAAGCTCCTGCCGCGAGACCCCCTCCCGGGAGAGCTCCCGCTCCACGACATTCTGCGTGGCGATCCCGGCGTGATCGGTCCCCGGAAGCCAAAGGGCGTTGCGGCCGTTCATCCGGGCGTACCGGATCAGCACGTCCTGGAGGGTGATGTTCAAGGCGTGCCCCATGTGGAGGGAGCCGGTGACGTTGGGGGGAGGGATGACGATCGAATACGCCTCGCCCGGGCGGGCGGGATCGGCGTGGAATACGCCGGCGGACAGCCAGGCCGCGTACCATCTCTCCTCCGCGGCGCTCGGGTCGTACGCCTTGTCCTTTTCGGGTTCCTTCTCTTTCATGGGGGCATCGGCTCCATCGGGGTGAATGCGCCGACGGGTGCGCCGGCCAACCGGATCAGGGGGAGGGCTTGGCGGCCTGCGCCCGGATGCGCTCGATCTCCTCGCGGATGAGCGCCTCCGCGGTGGCGGGAATCACCTCCCACGCCACGGCTTCCACCGACTCGCGGATCTTCGCGGAGAACTCCGCGGTCAGCCGGTCCGTCAATTCCCACATCACCTTCTCCACGGCTTCGGACGCCACGGAGCGGAAGATCTCCTCCGCGCGTGCGGCGAACTGCTCCCTCAGGAGAGACGGGATCCCCCCTTCCACCGCGGCCGTTCCCGCGGAAGGCTCCGCCGCGGGCGCCGCGACGGGGGAAATCGGGACCTCCGGTGCGGAGGCGGGGGTTTCGCGGAGGATCTCCTCCAGGTCCACGATCTCCTCGATCTCTCCGTGTTCCTCCATCGCTTCGGTCAGGTCGGTCACCGCCGGCGGGGCGTCCTCGGCGATGGACCCTTCCAGATGGAACTCCTCGGGCGGGATCGACCGGATCGCGGGCGTTTCCGCGGG encodes the following:
- the coaD gene encoding pantetheine-phosphate adenylyltransferase, which produces MRTLAVYPGSFDPPTYGHLDIIERSSRVFAKVVVAVALNIRKNAFFTPRERVTALRALTRQWGNVEVDSFTGLLVDYARQREAHVLVRGMRAISDFEYEFQMAHMNKKLAPEMDTVMLMTGERHSYISSNIVKEIAMFGGKIDDLVPPVVRDMVFKKLKGAKRK
- the rsmD gene encoding 16S rRNA (guanine(966)-N(2))-methyltransferase RsmD, giving the protein MRVVAGKWRGRPLRAPRGESVRPTTGMVREAVFGILGARVEGARVLDLFAGTGAMAIEALSRGAAEAVLVESSRKAVTILKGNLDSVGVSPGTVMAMDYRAALRKLAARGAKFSLVFVDPPYGKGIVGESAAELARHGVLSAGAVVAAERAARDPLDRMPGGWELLTDRKYGDTRVTLYEVAGTSGDPS
- a CDS encoding class II fructose-bisphosphate aldolase translates to MDYKSLKKFVPENAAKVIPAGHPACPVNGRDVYKTLSAHRTIVMACNIRIPLVIPGIMRAARELDAIVAFELAKSEGDLKGGYTGMTPGIFVETILAAAKKENFSLPFIIHGDHITVKNSTEAEVEGARALIAAELAAGYTSFAIDASFNEIPDNARITADLSRPIAARGLGLEVEVGEIKSAGTEAQLSTVEEAVELMERLAAAGVSADLLAINNGSKHGNYLEGEKISIDLERTGQIYKAIHGRFGASIAQHGITGTPLHLVGKFAEYGIRKGNVGTQWQNVAHAGLPPELMGRMRAWAREAGKDIKFATKQFKAEIDAVPAEAAARIEKAACDEAKALFRAFRAEGTAKIVAESVTGVK
- a CDS encoding efflux RND transporter periplasmic adaptor subunit; translation: MRRGWTSRRGIFAAAGLAVAAAAAVAYFRLSGEVQVDVYAVRYGRVEEITPAVAAGTVKSPLESVLSTETGGRIVLVRAKEGTMVSGGELLARIDDPELSRQIEGARAEEAQARDGLLQSEARREEAAQRVRAEMGRAENNVRKAREDHRRMAELFRDGFASRSELDLAETLLANAVEESRIAAAGEASLRAIDREIDSRRGQERAARSRVEALSARRAKLEIVAPFSGVVTRKSAEIGENKLPGSPLFVLADPSRIHVEAQVDEADAAKVRVGQSVRLLPEAFRGEPFTGKVSEVRPTVEASKEVSRANTILVSLASAPRPLRLGMSVDVEVLTGGKDNVLMIPSASVMERDGKKFVYVVAGKRVERRDLSTGISNWDRTEVVSGVREGEDVVTTLEIKELSPGSRVGIRVRN
- a CDS encoding ABC transporter ATP-binding protein; translated protein: MESASGTDPLLRLRGVTRIYEAGAGKVVGLEGIDIDIGPGDFIAVMGPSGSGKSTLMNILGCLDVPTSGSYEVKGTPVSNLSPDELARLRNREIGFVFQVFHLLPRYTAQRNVELPLLYAGVPREERARRALESLRSVGLEDRKDHLSNELSGGQRQRVAVARALVNSPSLLLADEPTGNLDTKSGEELIGLLCRLNADGVTVVLVTHDASIARRARRTVYLVDGRLVSEERYREIRG
- a CDS encoding ABC transporter permease produces the protein MTRVDFLGVAIDSLRTNRLRSGLTMLGVIIGVAAVILLVSLGQGTKEYVEAQFAGLGSNILIVTPGKVETRGGPPLMGPAKHRLTLSDSRALEKKGYLFAGVAPVVFGTAEVRYLNRSRNVSVLGVTPPFSDVRNLRVEIGSFVSDADVDARRRVCVLGRTVKRELFGNANALGQTVKVSGSMFRVIGIMERKGISLGIDIDDILFVPVRTAQEIFDLDSLFEILISVRNRNDIESAKELATSLLMRAHNRNEDFTITNQAAILSSLFTILDTLTYVLGGIAAISLLVGGIGIMNIMLVTVKERTNEIGIRKAVGARDRDILLQFLLEAVALSVAGGVCGILFGLAGAGTLRLLVPKVPVSVPAWSVLVAFTFSAVVGVFFGVYPAKKAASLNPIEALRYE
- a CDS encoding menaquinone biosynthesis protein, translated to MTVTRPLRVGRIPYANLVPIFHALREAGTPEGISFVDGHPSDLNRRLREGELDLSPSSSIEYAARPDLYLLCPGISISCRSRVMSVLLLSRDPLRELPSDPIAVTGSSDTSVALLEILLRESLGRGNLLVRTELSPREALKRHPAYLAIGDEAIRASLDGTAKHVTDLGEWWWNETGKPFVFALWIAARKAWEGIRREPLSRFAASLVAAKASAQASIRRGEYPWGGPEWIPPEFREAYWRCLSYDLDTEAEGLALFFRLAAKNGRIPAAPPLRYLDIAHAPPW
- a CDS encoding DUF1858 domain-containing protein, whose protein sequence is MIHKDMKIEEILRRYPQTIPVFERFGIDCAQCQLSEYENLDHGAKVHGIDLQALLSSLNDSLPVKG
- the queD gene encoding 6-carboxytetrahydropterin synthase QueD codes for the protein MSGTYSLTVRSTFAAAHRLREYEGNCERLHGHNWRVEVTVESDALDDRGIALDFRTIKSSLSELLSRFDHLYLNDVPPFDALNPSSENLARHLFEEMGKKTPAPARVARVTVWESDDARAEYSRPA
- the nadC gene encoding carboxylating nicotinate-nucleotide diphosphorylase encodes the protein MIPRSAYEEIVRAALREDAPNGDPFGEAVRGDGSGVFLAGAAGLFCGGPVAGEVFRQLDPSVTVTFLPEGRRVSPGDRLGEASGPLGALLRGERVALNFLQRLSGVATATSRYVEKISGYGTRLLDTRKTTPGLRALERYAVRVGGGHNHRFSLSDGILVKENGIRAAGGIAEAVATARKAAHHLLRVEVEAEELAQVDEAVRSGADAVLLDNMSPATVREAVLRFGDRVFLEASGGIHLGNVEEYARTGVPAIAVGAITHSAPALDISFEVAP
- a CDS encoding valine--tRNA ligase produces the protein MKEKEPEKDKAYDPSAAEERWYAAWLSAGVFHADPARPGEAYSIVIPPPNVTGSLHMGHALNITLQDVLIRYARMNGRNALWLPGTDHAGIATQNVVERELSREGVSRQELGRDAFIARVWKWKEESGGTILRQLKRLGAACDWDRERFTMDEGLSRAVREAFVRLYRKGLIYRGRYIINWCPRCHTALSDLEVSYEEKKGALWHIRYPEISGGEGVVVATTRPETMLGDTAVAVNPKDERYAERIGATLRLPLMNRPIPLIADAMVDREFGTGAVKITPAHDPNDFEVGKRHELPSVRAIDGSGKMTSDAGAFAGMDRFACREAVVAKLAEEGLLVREEPYLHNVGHCYRCRTVVEPAESMQWFVKTKPLAEPAIRAVRNGETRIVPAQWEKTYFEWMENIRDWCISRQIWWGHRIPAYHCASCGRTMVEIDPPANCASCGSSDMRQEEDVLDTWFSDILFFWVARMMMMGIEFTGSAPFRDVVIHALVRDARGEKMSKTRGNVIDPLDVIGRFGTDAFRFTLVALAAQGRDIRMSDDRVEGYRNFMNKLFQAGRFVGMHVDGETPTELPPALPVVDRWILSRLQRVVDEVRRGVEEFRFNEAGSAFYQFVWHEFCDWYLEMIKPTLSPDAMTGDRMRQRAVLLQVYETLLALGHPFIPFITEELWHALPGDRGLLYDRPFPASDAAWSDADVEDDMAHLMEVIRSVRNIRSELNIPPAKKVEIRLKGQPGELAFLRDHEEIVRRLSRAGGVAYADPDYIPVGDATAVVNDIEVCVPLAGLIDFDQEAKRLRKEIEKGNAELLRIAGQLGNAKFTANAPVDIVDALRDREAALGQKLGKLGKNLELVSRYLS